GGCTGCTGATTCATGGGATGATAATTCTGGTTTTGTTGGTAAGGTGGTGGATTTTGCTGGTTTGGTAAACTTTGATAATTTGGTGGACTTTGATAATTCGGGGGATTCTGATAATTCGGTGGATTCTGATaattctgattctgataattctgattctgataattctgattctgataaCCCTGATTCTGATAATTTGTAGAATTACCCATTTGTTGATTTGGCTGATAGCCCTGGCCTTGCTGCTCAAAGCTCATTCTCGGTTCCAGTTGGTCTTCTTCGGTCCTATTCCAATCACGATGCTTGGGTGGAGCCGGAAAGTTATGTGGATCTTTTAACGATGATAAGGGAACAGATGAATGATCAACAGTTGAACCTCTGCTAGATGATGAATTCGTATTGCCTTCTCTGTTTTTATAGGCATTGTATCCACCTTTGGCAATTCCTTTGGTGGCACTTGCGGTTGTCTTAACGACTGTTTTAGCTCCACTTATAATTCCAGCCTTGTGCTCGTCCCAAAAAGACATCAATTATGGCAAGAGACGATCAATCACTGACAATATCGTAACCTTTGAAAAGTTGTAACAAttgtgcttcttttcaacaGTAAAAGTGTACTCTTGTCAAGCCTCCAGCATTAAATCTCGTAATACTCTAGGAAAAGCGGAGTGTTGAATACGTTTTGAAAACGTGCGATTCTCAGCTCTCGGCATCCTACGGAGAAAGCAGGCagggggaagaaaaaaatcagaCGGAacattatttgtttttatgaAACCTTAAATTAACGCGGTAAATTTGGAGATacaatagaaaaaaaaagccaaaaaaaagccaaaaataaataaaactGTAAATAAAACAACTACGTACACCAGCTTTGAGATGCTCTAACTACCAACACAAGACATCAAAATTTTAATATTGTGTGAATTCTCCAATCTTATATCAGACTGCTTCAAACGTAagcttctgctttttatgACAGCACCTGGCCCttacaaaataaattgaattcCACCCTAGGCAAATTGTCACGTGTGTCTCCATTACCATtgcaatttctttctggtTACCATTCATTCACTATAGGGTGCCCATGATTATTAAAACACGCTATGTCGCGAATCTTCTTGAACCATACATACCGCCTATTTACACTAAGGCAATTTCCAAATGTGAGTGATCCAAATTCCTTGGAAAATCAACCATCGTTTGTCTCTTCCTTCTGCTCAACCGATAGCGGCACTAACAAGCATTTAAGGAAAATCAAACAGAAGTTGGCCAATAGCATCATACTCAACAAGATTTATACGATACCTACAATCGAGTCATCCGGTTCCCTAATCCCATCGAATTCGAGACTATTTTCCGGTGGCCAATCCACAAACGAAACTCCTGACTTTTCAgatattattgaaaatttggaTCTACGCGTCAAGATCAACCATCTAATATATAACGGGCATAAATTCCGTGTTGGGCATCTCCGATTTCGCTTTCTGGACTACATCCCCGTACAAGTCTTCATATTTGTGGAATTTTCGCCTGGTTTCACTGTCATACTGACAAAAAGCCTTCCAAAAATGCAGGATGTCGTTTTTGACTATATAGCAGAGACTCTGAACAGTGTGATTGGTCCGCTTTCACTCCCAGATGATTTTCTTCGTTCTACTGTGGATGAAAGTGTACAGAAAGCTGTCtctgaagaagatattGGCAGTGGTATAAACTGGCATAACGATCTTGGTGACATTGAATTATCATTCACAGGCATAAAAACCAAATGCAGCGCCTTAAATGCCATCGTACTCAATATTAAATCTGCGGATGTGCCAAAATTTATTGATGAAGAGGGATTCGTGGCTGGATTTTGTAGCTACATGCAATCTGAAACATCCATAGACTTAAAAAAACTTGAATTAACACGAGCGAGAAACGAGTGGTTTTTGCTTACGTCAGATGGAAGGCTTCGCTTTTCAGACAGAATGTCATACCATACCCAACCAAGCAGACATGACGATGCTAGACCGACAATATGGAACATAATGTTTTCATTGTATACGAATGCAGGTAAGGGTACACAACTGCAAGAAAATGCAGACAAGACAACGTGAACATATGCTAGATAACATGGGCAGAATGCTGACCCCAATTTATGTACAGTTAAGTTAAGATGTATTTTTATAAGAATGATCAATAGAAGAGATAACAGATAGGGTAATTTTTATGAAAAAGCAATAATGTTTCCAGCATGATCGACTATTTTGCTTCCTCATCAAGCTTGCTATAGTCAATCTCAAAACTGGAACCACATCCACAGCTGCTTTTTAGAAATGGGCTGTCCACAACCTTGAATTGCGAACCGATAAGCTCATGCACATAGTCAATTTTCGAGTTTCTCAATATTTCTAACGATGTTTTGTCCATTATGACCTTAGCACCGTCTCTTACAAACAATGAATCTTCCTTATCAGGATGGTACTCGCTTGTATCAGTCAATTTAAACACGTATTCAAACCCATGACACCCTCCACTTTCAACGGAAATCCGGAGTGCTGTATTCGGCTTGTTATCAGTAGCGGTAACTTTTCGAAGATGCTTAGCAGCCTCCTCCGAAATTGTTACCAACAGAGGCAACCCGTTACGATCACTTAGTTGCTGATTCATCACCTTGGTCTTACTAAGTTCCAGGAATGCATCATGTGAAATTCCTGAAGACTTTAACTTTGGTCTTTCCTGACTGTCGATGTGTGTAgtcgaaaagaaaacgaTATTATGTTGCTTTTGCGAACTCCTAATCAGTGTTCCCataaaaaaagtcaatCGACTAATCCCCTTATAGATCGATACAGGTTTCCGTAGCTGGAAACCTACCATTCTTGAAGTTGTAGCGAACATTGTTAGCATATGTTAACAGAGCTTTCAGTTGCGAAGCAAACTCCAATATTCTGTATTTAAACAACACTTTATTGGGGTAAGCTTAGAATATACTCTTTGTTGGCAAGAGATTTATGTCAAATGTAATAGTAATATAATTGTATACTGTAAGCTTCAATGACTTGGTCTGGAAAATGCTTTACTAAAGAACCAAGTCACATCTAAGAAATGCCGATTGAATTGATTTGTAATGCGAAAAGTGCCCGAACTTGCGgggttgaaaaaaaaaaaaaaaaaaaaaaaaaaacgatgACTATATATAACAATGGCAAATATCGACGCAACGATCGACGCACACATCTCTTCCGGCTAACCCATCTCAACCACCAATAAATAACTCATAATACttccaagaagaagagatatATTTATGACAAGAGCTGTATATCCACCTGCagctttcttctcatcatcTGTGTAAAGTAGATGGCCAATTAACATGAAGGCTGAAGAGAATAGTTGACCATTGGTGAAGCCAAACATGAATTGTAGCATAATGTAAAAGATATCAGTGATTATGGatccattttcattgcGGCCAAATGCATTACAGAGCATAAAGAGCGGAATATACACAATTCTCGAAACTGCGTACAGCACCATTAACTTCTGATTTCCCACCACAAAGAATTTCCAAGCACAGACAACTCTACCAGCAAGATCTCCAAGATTCCAGACTAGGAAAATGACTGGTACAAAAACCTTCCTGGAGACAAAGTGAGAATCAACGAAGGACGCAAATATCGGAAATGCCAAAGTGATGGAGAATACAAGAATGATGGTGctttcaacaaattttaGAGGTTGCCAAATGTGCTTAAAGGAGACAAAACGCCTTTGGGTGGTTACAGGTTCTAATGAATTTTCCTGTGATTCAAATCCATCGTTCAAGACCTGCTTTTCGTGCCAAGCAGTCACTTCtgcaaaaattaaagcaaCTAGGGTGACAAAAACGCTCGTTAGGAAGTATTTGGCACCTTCAGCAGACCTGCGTTGAGCATGCTTGTTGGTAACAACAGCTATAATCATTGATATCGATGGTAGGACACCTGAAATAGCGTTTCCGACCACATTTGCATTGGCATAAATAGGGCCCTTGACATTAACCAATGCAATAATGGCAACCTGTGTCAAGCATGCACCCACAGCACTTATAGCAACGTTAAGCATgacaaatgaaaaatagaaCGTCGTCCAGGCTTGAGGGAAAAGCACTCCAACAGACATCGAAAAGAAGACAATAATTTGAATCAAACAGCCCGATTTAAGCCTAAACAAATAGTCGACGTTTTCCTGTTTCTGCGACACGTAAAAGTTGAAAA
The sequence above is a segment of the Brettanomyces bruxellensis chromosome 6, complete sequence genome. Coding sequences within it:
- a CDS encoding uncharacterized protein (BUSCO:EOG09265G5K), translating into MFATTSRMVGFQLRKPVSIYKGISRLTFFMGTLIRSSQKQHNIVFFSTTHIDSQERPKLKSSGISHDAFLELSKTKVMNQQLSDRNGLPLLVTISEEAAKHLRKVTATDNKPNTALRISVESGGCHGFEYVFKLTDTSEYHPDKEDSLFVRDGAKVIMDKTSLEILRNSKIDYVHELIGSQFKVVDSPFLKSSCGCGSSFEIDYSKLDEEAK